In Agromyces sp. Leaf222, the genomic window CGTCGACCGTGACCGCCCCGCGTTCGGATGACGCGCTGCCGCTGAGCCCCGAGCCGTGCTCGAGCAGCGGGCGTTCGGCGACGATCGTCTCGATGATGCCGCTCACGCGCTCGACCCGTTGCCCGGTGATGAACTCGGTCAGGTCGATCGCGTGCGCGCCGATGTCGCCGAGCGCGCCGGATCCGGCGAGCTCCTTCTTCATGCGCCAGGTCAGCGGCGCCTCGGCGTCCATCAGCCAGTCCTGCAGGTACTCCGCTCGCACCTGTCGGATGTCGCCGAGTCGCCCGTCGGCGATCAGCCGGCGTGCGTGCACGACCGCCGGCACCCGACGGTAGGTGAACCCCACCATCGAGGCGACGCCGCGTTCGGCTGCGCGAGCCGCGACCTCCGCCATCGCCGCGGCCTCGCCCACCGAGTTGGCGAGGGGCTTCTCGCAGAGGACGTGCTTTCCGGCCTCGAGCGCGGCGATCGCGATCTCGGCGTGCGTGTCGCCCGGGGTCACGATGTCGACGAGGTCGATGTCGTCACGGGCGATCACCTCGCGCCAGTCGGTCGCGGCCTCGGCCCAGCCCCACCGTGCGGCTGCGGCGGCGGTCGCCGCCGGGTCGCGGCC contains:
- a CDS encoding Gfo/Idh/MocA family protein, yielding MIGHGFMGAAHSQGWRVAPRFFDLPLAPAMQVVVGRDPAATAAAAARWGWAEAATDWREVIARDDIDLVDIVTPGDTHAEIAIAALEAGKHVLCEKPLANSVGEAAAMAEVAARAAERGVASMVGFTYRRVPAVVHARRLIADGRLGDIRQVRAEYLQDWLMDAEAPLTWRMKKELAGSGALGDIGAHAIDLTEFITGQRVERVSGIIETIVAERPLLEHGSGLSGSASSERGAVTVDDLALFTGRLSSGALASFEATRFRTGRKNALRIEVSGSKGALAFDLERLNELEFYDATQPETEQGFRRILVTEPGHPYVGAWWPTGHMLGYEHGFSHQVRDLVVAIAGGIRPEPSFDDGLHVQRVLDAVEQSSAAEGLWVTAAD